ATAAATCTTTTACCTTTTCTGTACCTGCACTATCAAATCCAAGCTTATCTATACTCAGCAGATACCCGGTTCCTGCGAGTATTCTCATTACAACATTCTCGCCGTATATAGTTGGGACTGTAGATACACGGATGTCGTAAAACTTATCCAGAAAAGGGAAGGTAAATGAACCATCCTGCGGTAACCTTGTCTCTGCGATATCAATCTGGGACATAATCTTGATTCTCGATACCACCCCACCATGGGTTAATTTTTGAAAAGAATATCGATGCTGCAGTACCCCGTCAATCCTGTAAAAAACATTGGTTATATCAGATGATGGATTAATATGAACATCGGTTGCCTTTTCCCTGATACCACTCATAATTACCAATTCTGTGAGTGATGCTATTTGAGCTCCAGTTACAGTCCCTGTTTTACCCATTTCCTTTATAATACTATCCATACGTTCCTGAATAGGGTTTTCAAGAAAATAGTAACTACTTTCCAGGGAATCATGAAAACTATCCGGGTCTACAAGAAAGACCTTTGGATACTCCTTTGTAATGTTCACTACCCTGTCAACTGCTCCAATATTACTGGGGTTAGTCACACCTATACTCATCTTCCCATTTTCAATCTCAATTGGTATAAATTCTTCCCTTTCGGCAATATCTTTGGGTATCATTTTTAGTGCATCTTCAGAGATAGGGTATTCACTGAGGTCTATAAACTCTATTTTAAACTGTTCTGCAAGTGTCTGGCCAAGCTCTTTGGAAGTGATAAACCCCAACCGGACAAAAATGTCTCCAAGCAGTTCACCGGTAACCTTTTGGTGCACTAAAGAGATCTTAAGTTGATTATCACTGATCAACCCCTTTGTCTTAAGTATATCTCCCAGCCTGAAGGTAGACATAAT
This is a stretch of genomic DNA from Pseudomonadota bacterium. It encodes these proteins:
- a CDS encoding GspE/PulE family protein, producing IMSTFRLGDILKTKGLISDNQLKISLVHQKVTGELLGDIFVRLGFITSKELGQTLAEQFKIEFIDLSEYPISEDALKMIPKDIAEREEFIPIEIENGKMSIGVTNPSNIGAVDRVVNITKEYPKVFLVDPDSFHDSLESSYYFLENPIQERMDSIIKEMGKTGTVTGAQIASLTELVIMSGIREKATDVHINPSSDITNVFYRIDGVLQHRYSFQKLTHGGVVSRIKIMSQIDIAETRLPQDGSFTFPFLDKFYDIRVSTVPTIYGENVVMRILAGTGYLLSIDKLGFDSAGTEKVKDLFQKPYGIILIAGPTGSGKTTTLYSALREINLLERNVITVEDPVEYKLSFVKQTQVNEKVGYDFALAGRNFMRQDPDVMLLGEVRDEETAKIAIRASITGHLVLSTLHTNDAVTSIPRLLDLQVDKFLLSTSLLAIIAQRLVRKICRFCKIEYPLNDNEISQFKEYGILRDTGFKGKGCPKCNGTGYSGRTLIGEILTIDDEMRELIFSGAAITVLKKAALKKGMLPLREDGLKKAAEGITSLEEIIRVTG